The genomic interval GCAGGTGCGCTGTCGACCTCACCACCTGGTTTGCGACGGCGACGGCGGCGTTTTTTAGCTGGCGATGCGGCGGCGCCCTCTTCACCTTCGGGCTCAACCTCGCGGAAACGTGGGTCTTCGCCCTCAGGCTTTGGCGCGCGACGCACCGAATGCACGCGGGGCGCACGCTGGGCTTTTTGTTGTTCTTGGCGCACTTGCTGCAGCAGGTCTTCGCGCTCGCTGTCACTGGCAATGCTGAATTCTTGCCACCAATCCGACAAGGCTTCGTCCACCTCGCCCACATCGGCGCGCAAGCGCATGAAGTCAAAGCCGGCACGGAAACGCGCTTGGTCCACCAAGGTCCAAGGGCCGCTGCCCGTGCGTTTTTCAAAACGGGGTTGCATCATCCAAATCTCGCGCATGTCTGCGCCGAGCTTGCCGCGACCCGACACATCGCCAATGCGGGAGTCAAACACTTCGTCAATCGCGTCTTGCAGCGCTGGGAATGAGGGCTGTTTGACGCTGCGATGCGCCCAAGTCTCGCGCACATCCGACCACAACACACAAGCCAACAAGAAGCTAGGCGCCACAGGCTTGCCCTCGCCCACGCGGCGGTCGGTGTCATTCAGCGCAGTGGTGACAAACTGTTCGTTGGCACGCTCGACCACGATGTCGAGCAAGGGGTAAATACCTTTGGCCAACCCGTGCTGCTTGAGCTGCTCAATGCTGGCCAGCGCATGGCCGGTTTGCAAAAGCTTGAGCATTTCATCAAACAAGCGGCTTTGCGGCACATCGGCCAGCAGCTTGGCGGCACGCTTCAAAGGCGCAGCCGTTTTGGCTTCCATCTTGAAGCCCAAACCTGCAAGTTTGGCTGCAAAACGCACCGCGCGAATGACGCGTACGGGATCTTCGCGGTAGCGCAAAGCGGGGTCGCCAATCATGCGGATGACTTTTTTCTTCGCATCGGCAATGCCGCCGTGGTAGTCAATCACGTTGCCCGTTTCGGGGTCGTAATACATGGCGTTGATGGTGAAATCGCGGCGTGCCGCGTCTTGGTCTTGCGGGCCCCACACGTTGTCGCGCAATACGCGGCCGCTGGCATCGACTGCGTGCTTCATATTCGCCAGCTCTTGCTTGCTGCTGCGTTCGTTGCCTTTGACTTGTTCGGCGTCGGCGTTGTCAAGGTGCGCACGGAAAGTGGACACCTCAATCACCTCATGCTCGCGACCTCGGCCGTACACCACGTGCACGATGCGAAAGCGTCGGCCAATGATGAAAGCACGGCGGAACGCTGCTTTGACCTGCTCGGGTGTGGCATTGGTGGCCACGTCGAAGTCTTTGGGCTTCAAGCCCAACAGCAAATCGCGCACAGCACCACCCACGATATAGGCCTCAAAACCACGGTCTTGCAGGGTGCGCACCACGTTCAAGGCACGCTCGTCGACCCAGTCGACGTTGATGCCGTGCACTTTGGCAGGCACCACATGGCGTTTGCCCAAACTGGTCTTGCTGCTAACGGGTGCTTTGCCCATCAGCTTGTTGATGAATTGTTTGATCATTGTTTTGGGAAGAGTTCCAAAATCGGCCAGCCCTTTTCTAGGGCCACGGCGCGCAGTGTGTCGTCGGGGTTGGTCGCCACGGGGTGGTTGACGCGCTCCAACAGGGGCAAATCGTTGCGGGAATCGCTGTAGAACGTGGTGTCTACATCAGCCCAGTCCAAGCCTTCGCGTATGAGCCATTGTTGCAGACGTTGCACTTTGCCTTCGCGCAGGGTGGGCACACCGCTGATTTCGTTGGTAAACCAGCCGTTGGCGTCACGCACCAGTTCCACCGCAATCAAGTCGTCTACGCCAAAGGCTTTGGCAATCGGACGGGTCACAAACTCATTGGTGGCGGTGATGATGATGACGCGCTCGCCTGCATCGCGGTGTTTTTGCACCAAGGCCAGCGCCTCGGGGCGAATGGCCGGCTGAACCACGTCGCGCATGAATTGCGCATGGGCATCGGCTGCCACTTCTGGACCGCGCTGGCAAAAGGCTTCAGCGGCAAAGCGGACGTACTCATGAATATCCAACGTGCCCGCTTGGTAGTGGGCATAAAACTCGTCATTGCGTTGGATGAATGTGTCACGCGCATGCCAGCCCAAACGCACAGTGAATTCGCCCCACGATTGGTCAGAGTCAATCGGCAACAAAGTGTGGTCGAGGTCAAATAAGGCGAGTTTCATCACATGGCTTCCAGCATGGCTTTGATCAAAGGGATGGTGATGGCGCGTTGCGTTTGCAAGGCGTAGCCATCGAGTTGGTCGAGGAGTTGAATGAGGCTGCTGAGGTCGCGACTGAAACGGTTGAGCATGAAGTCCATCACCTCATCGCTCAAGAACACACCGCGGTCATCGGCCTGTTGTCGCAACACGGCACGGCGCTCAGGCTCGCTGAGCACCTGCAATTGAAAAATATGACCCCAGCCCAAACGGGTGCGCAAGTCTTCGCGTAAGCCTAAGTCACTGGGGGGCACGCTGCCTGCAGCCAACACCCAACGCTGCTGGCCATCGCTGGGTGTGGTGGCATTCACAAACCAGTTGAATGCAGCGTGCTGCTGCACAGCGGTGTAAAGGTGTACATCGTCCAAGATGACCACACGCCAAGCGTCATTGAAAGCAGTCGGCTCAGCTACCGTGGCATCCATCCAGCCCACGGGGCAGCCTTGG from Limnohabitans curvus carries:
- the hda gene encoding DnaA regulatory inactivator Hda, producing MKQIALDIGLAPGPTLKNFFAGPNLAALQHLQLWVGNDKRSPVPTYVWGEGGSGKTHLLRAAQASLRDQGCPVGWMDATVAEPTAFNDAWRVVILDDVHLYTAVQQHAAFNWFVNATTPSDGQQRWVLAAGSVPPSDLGLREDLRTRLGWGHIFQLQVLSEPERRAVLRQQADDRGVFLSDEVMDFMLNRFSRDLSSLIQLLDQLDGYALQTQRAITIPLIKAMLEAM
- a CDS encoding HAD family hydrolase, which produces MKLALFDLDHTLLPIDSDQSWGEFTVRLGWHARDTFIQRNDEFYAHYQAGTLDIHEYVRFAAEAFCQRGPEVAADAHAQFMRDVVQPAIRPEALALVQKHRDAGERVIIITATNEFVTRPIAKAFGVDDLIAVELVRDANGWFTNEISGVPTLREGKVQRLQQWLIREGLDWADVDTTFYSDSRNDLPLLERVNHPVATNPDDTLRAVALEKGWPILELFPKQ
- the pcnB gene encoding polynucleotide adenylyltransferase PcnB, yielding MIKQFINKLMGKAPVSSKTSLGKRHVVPAKVHGINVDWVDERALNVVRTLQDRGFEAYIVGGAVRDLLLGLKPKDFDVATNATPEQVKAAFRRAFIIGRRFRIVHVVYGRGREHEVIEVSTFRAHLDNADAEQVKGNERSSKQELANMKHAVDASGRVLRDNVWGPQDQDAARRDFTINAMYYDPETGNVIDYHGGIADAKKKVIRMIGDPALRYREDPVRVIRAVRFAAKLAGLGFKMEAKTAAPLKRAAKLLADVPQSRLFDEMLKLLQTGHALASIEQLKQHGLAKGIYPLLDIVVERANEQFVTTALNDTDRRVGEGKPVAPSFLLACVLWSDVRETWAHRSVKQPSFPALQDAIDEVFDSRIGDVSGRGKLGADMREIWMMQPRFEKRTGSGPWTLVDQARFRAGFDFMRLRADVGEVDEALSDWWQEFSIASDSEREDLLQQVRQEQQKAQRAPRVHSVRRAPKPEGEDPRFREVEPEGEEGAAASPAKKRRRRRRKPGGEVDSAPAAE